Within Amycolatopsis sp. FDAARGOS 1241, the genomic segment CCTCGACCACCCCCTGGGCGACGAGCGTGCCGTAGGTGATGATGCTGAGGTAGAGCAGCACCGCCACCACGAGGCCGACCACGAGCTTCTGCCCGGCGTGCGGATCTCGCGACCCCAGCGGCTGCACCTCGACGTGAGCTGCCGACACGGCCTGGTGCACGGAGACCGGATCGAGGTCCGCGGCCGAGAGCTTCGCGTCGAGCACCTGCTGCTGCACGATGCCGTCGAGCGCCCGCTGAAGCTGCGGATCTACAGTGGACTTCACGGCGACGCGCAGGCGCGACGCGCTCCCGGAGACGAGCGCGTCGACGGCGCCGGAGCGCACCTCGGCGAGCCCGTCCTGTTCGGTCGGGACGGTCACCACCTCGATCGTCCGGCCCTCGGCCTTCTCGGCGAGGTGAAGCTGCTGCGCGATGCCCTGCGCCTGCCCGGTGAGCGCGACCTTCGACGTGGCCGCGGAGCCCGCCAGGAACGCTTCCAGCGCCACGTATCCGATGAGCAGCAACAAGAGCACGGCGGTGCTGACGACGAACGAACGCGTGCGCAGCCGCGTGGTGATCTCCCGCTTCGCCACGAGCCGGACGGCTCGGCTGGCGCTGATCCGGCTCACGCGTCTTCTCCTTGCCGCACGGCGTCGCGGAAGAGCTCGGTGAGCGAACGGCGCTGCCGGCTGAACTCGATGACCGGACCGGTCGCGAGCGCGGCGGCCAGCACAGCCTGGTCGTCGGCGCTGGGGGACAGCTCCAGCACGGTCGTGGCGTCGTTCGCCTCGAGCACGCGCACACCGGGCACCGTCGAGGCCCAGCCCGGCCGGGCGTCGGGCGCGGTGATGACGAGCCGGCAGCCCGCGCCGCGGGTCAGCTCGTCGACCGTGCCGACGGCGACCATGCGGCCGGCTCGGATGATTCCCACGCGGTCGCACAGGCGCTCGACGAGGTCGAGCTGGTGACTGGAGAACACGACCGGCACGCCGGTGGCCGCTTTTTCGCGCAGCACCACGCTCATCACGTCGACGGCGATCGGGTCGAGCCCGGAGAACGGCTCGTCGAGCACGAGCACGTCGGGGTCGTGCACGAGCGCGGCGGCCAGTTGCACGCGCTGCTGGTTGCCGAGGCTGAGCTTCTGCACCTCGTCCTTGCGGCGCTCGCCGAGCCCGAGCCGCGCGAGCAGGAGCTCGGTGGCGCGGTGGGCGTCGTTGGTGCTCAGGCCGTGCAGCTCCGCCAGGTACACGAGCTGGTCGAGCACCTTCATCTTCGGGTACAAGCCGCGCTCTTCGGGCATGTACCCGATGCGCGTGCGGGTCTCGTGCGTGATCGGTTCGCCGGCGAACCGCACCTCACCGGAGTCCGCGGCCTGCACACCCAGCGCGATCCGCATGGTGGTGGTCTTGCCGGCGCCGTTGCTGCCCACGAACCCGAACAGCTCACCCGGGCGCACGTCGAAGGTGACCTCGTCGAGCGCTTGCGTGCGGCCGTAGCGCTTGGAGATGCGATCGATCTCGAGCGTTCCCGCGGTCACGTCCCCTCCTCCCGGTGCGCGGCGCGGACTTCCCCGAGCTCCGCGCCGTCACTCTAGCTCCCGGTGCTCAGGACAGCCCGGCCAGCGCTTTTTCCACCAGATCGGCCACGCGCGCCCGCGCGGCTTCGGCGTCGGCCTGGACGAGGGACAGGCGGGTGCGGCGTTCGAGGACGTCGTCGGCACTGAGGGCGCCCTCGTGGCGCACGGCCCACACGACCTCGGCGGCGGTGATCTCGGTGCCCGCGAACAGCGGTGCGGCGAATGCGGGCTCGACCTCTCCGAGGGCCGCGACGCGCGGGGCTTCTGTGCCGTACTTGGCGACCAGCCGCGCCGGAGCGTCCACAAGCGACAGGCGGGAGCGCGGGGCGGCGCCGAGCAGCGGCAGGCGTGCAGTGCGCGACGGACCGGCGTGCAGGCCCGAGTGCGCGAGCGCCGCGTCGACGGCGTCCTCGGCCATCCGCCGGTACGTGGTGAGCTTGCCGCCGACGACCGTGAGCACGCCGTCGGAACCGGTGACGACTGCGTGTTTGCGGGACAGGTCCGCGCTGCGGCCACCGCCGCCCGCGACGAGGGGGCGCAGCCCGGCGTACGAGCCGATCACGTCGGCGCGTGTCAGCGGGCGTTCGAGCACCGAAGAAGCGACCGACAGCAGGAAGTCCACATCGGACTCCGGCACGTCCGGGACGGCGGGGAGCTCACCGGAGATCGGCTCGTCGGTGAGTCCCAAATAGACGCGCCCGTCGAGCTGCGGCAGGAAGAACACGAACCGGTTGCCCTCGCCCGGCACGGCGACGTTGACCGACGTCGAACCCACCGAAGCCGAACCGGGCGCGAGCACGAGGTGCGACCCGCGCGACGGGCGCAGCTGCACGGCGTCGGTGAGGGTGCCCGCCCACACCCCGGTGGCGTTGATGACCTGGCGCGCGTGCAGGTCGTACTCGGCGGACCCTTCGCGCACCCGCACGCCGGTGGCCGACAGCGACACGGCCTCCAGGCGCGGGATGATCCGGGCGCCGAGCAGCGCGGCGGTGCGGGCCAGGTTCACGACCAGGCGCGCGTCGTCGACGAGGGCGCCGTCGTAGGCGAGCAGCGCGCCGCGCAGGCCGGCGGACGCCAGGCCAGGGGCCAGCGCCGACGCGAGCGCCGGTGGGATCTGCCGCGGGCCGGGCAGCACCGACGACGGCGTGCGCGCGGCCCGGCGCAGGGCGTCGCCCGCGCGCAGGCCGGTGGCGATCACGGCCTGCTGCGCTCGGGAAGTACTGGGGTACAAAGGAAACAGCTGCGGCATCGCGCGCGTGAGGTGCGGCGCGGTGCGGGTCATCAGGATGCCGCGCTCGACGGCGCTCTCGTGCGCGAGCCCGAACTCGCCCTTCGCGAGGTAGCGCAGGCCACCGTGCACGAGCTTGCTCGACCAGCGCGACGTGCCGAAGGCCAGGTCCTGCGCCTCGACCAAGGCCACGGACAAGCCGCGGGCCGCCGCGTCGAGTGCGATGCCGGCCCCGGTGACGCCGCCGCCGACCACGATCACGTCGACCCGCTCGCCGGTCGTGAGCCGGTCGAGCTCCCGTTCGCGGCGCCGCGCGTTGAGCGAACCGGTGCTCATGCCGTCTCCACGGGGGTGCTCATGGTTTGAGCGCCGCGTCGACGAGGTGGCGGAATTCGGTGAGCAGCGCCTGCTCGTCGACGTCGGCGGTGGCCGGGCGCAGCGAGAAGGCGAACGACTGCACGACCAGCAGGATCGACCGCGCCTGTGCGGTGACCTCGGCCTCGCGCACCGAGCCGTCGCGGTGTCCCGCCTCGAGCAGTTGGCGCAGCACCTGCTCGGCGAAGATCTGCGTGGCGCCGAGCCGCTCCACGACGTAGGGCAGCACGAGTTCCGGGTCGACGTCGAGCAGGGTGCGAAACAGCGGATCGGCCGCCAGCGCGCTGACCCCGGCGCACGTGATCAGCACGAGGCGCTCCCGTGTGTGAGCCGCGTCGTCGCCCGCGTGGCTGGCGTGTTTGAGCAGGCCGCTGAACTCGCGCGTCATGAGCGCGGCGAGCACACTGCGTACGTCGGGGAACCGCCGGTACACGGTCATGCGGCTGACCCGCGCGGTGCGCGCGATCTCGGCCAGCGTCGTGCGCCGGACACCGACGGCGAGCACGCACTCCCGGGCGGCGTCGAGCAGCACGTCGTCGGAGACGCGCGCCGAGGTCTGCCGGCTGCGGGCCCCCGCGAGGGCCGAGGGAGTCTCTCCCGGTCGGGAGTGACGTTTGACGTCCATATGTCACACTGTAGTCGTGGGTGATCTCATAAACCACCGCCTCCGGCAGTCGTGGACCGGCGACGGTGCTGACGCCGCCTCGCTGCCCGATCGGGCGGTCCGGTGGCTCGGCCAGCGTATCGGCCCGATCGGTGCTGATCGAGGGCGTCGGGTCGATTCCGTGCCGAACCTCGCCGATTCTGCCCTTCCCAGCCAGGCTCGGGAGGACCTTTCGGCCGTCGTCGGGTCCGAACACGTCCTCGTCGGCGCCGCGGAGCGGCTCGCCCGGGCCGGTGGTCTGTCCTATCTGGACCTCCTGCACCGCAGGCTGGGCGACGCCGTGCCCGCCCCGGACGCGGTGGTGCTGCCCGCGTCGCCGGAGCAGGTCCAGGCCGTGCTCGAGGTCTGCGTCCGCCACGACGTGGGGGTCGTCCCGTTCGGCGGCGGCACCTCGGTGGTCGGCGGCGTCGCGGCGCTGCGCGGCGACAAGCCGGCGGTGATCGCGCTGGACCTGGTCCGGCTCGACGCGCTGGTGTCGGTGGACGCCGAATCGCACGTCGCCGTGCTGCAGGCCGGCGTGCGCGGGCCGGCCGCGGAGCAGTTGCTCGGCGAACACGGGTTCACCCTCGGTCACGTGCCGCAGTCGTTCGAGCGCGCCACCATCGGCGGCTTCGCGGCGACGCGCTCGGCCGGGCAGGCGTCGTCGGGCTACGGCCGCTTCGAGGACATGGTCACGGGCGTTCGCGTGGCCACGCCGCGGGGGGAGTGGCGGCTCGGCGTGGCGCCTGCGTCGGCCGCCGGACCGGACCTGCGGCAGCTCGCGGTGGGCAGCGAGGGGACGCTCGGCGTGATCACGGAGGTCGCGCTGCGCGTGCGGCCGGTGCCGGCGTCGCGGTGCTACGAGGGCTACGTGATCGACGGCTGGGCCGCGGGCTCGTCGGCGATGCGCCTGCTCGCCCAGAACCACGCGACGGCCGACGTCACGAGGTTGTCCGATGTGGACGAAACGGCCGTGTCGTTCGCCTTGAACGCGGGCTGGAAGACGGCTGCGCTGCGGGCGTTCTTGCGGTTGCGGGGCGTGCGGCACCCGTGCCTGCTGATCGTCGGCTGGGAGGGCTCCCTCGCCCGGCGCCGCCACACGGCCCGGCTGCTGCGCCAAGCCGGTGCCGTGCGCATCGGCACTGCGCTCGGCGAGTCGTGGCGCCACGGCCGGTTCTCGGGTCCCCGGCAGCGGGACGCGCTGATGGACCTGGGTGTCTGCGTCGAAACCCTGGAGACCGCGGCGTACTGGTCTCGGCTGGATGATCTGCACGACGCTGTCCGCGCCGCCCTGACCGCGTCGCTGGGCCAGGCCATCGTGATGTGCCACGTGTCGCACGTCTACGAGACGGGCGCCTCGCTGTACTTCACCGTGCTGACCTCGCGCGACGATCGTGATCCGGTGGGGCAGTGGCAACGCGCGAAACACGCGGCGTCGGAAGCCATCGCCGGCCTCGGCACGATCACGCACCACCACGCGGTCGGGGTGGACCACGCGCCCTACCTGGCGCCGGAGATCGGTTCGCTCGGGCTGTCCGTCCTGCGCGCCGCGAAATCCGCGGTGGACCCGACGGGCATCCTGAACCCCGGAAAACTGCTGGCCTGAGCTGGGAGACTGACCGGATGATCGGTTCGTTCCCCCAATCCGAGCAGTTCGCCGACGAGTTCCTCGAGCACGCCCGCGACGGGTTCTACAACGCTCACCTCGACCGCCCTGCCTGCCTGGAGCTGCTGGGCGACGTCTCGGACCGTGACGTCCTCGACGCCGCGTGCGGCCCCGGCCTGTACGCCCGGCAACTCGCGGCCCGGGGCGCGCGCGTGACAGGTTTCGACCTGAGCCCGCGGATGGTCTCGCTCGCCCGCTCGCGGGTGCCGTCGGCGTCGTTCCGCGTCCACGACCTGGCCGCGCCCCTCGACTGGCCCCGGACGCCTCGATCGATCTCGTCCTGCTCGCGTTGGTCTACGAATACGTGGACGACCGTGTTGCCATGCTCTGCGAGCTCCGCCGCGTCCTCCGCCCCGCCGGGGCGCTGGTCCTCTCCCGTCTCCACCCCACCGGCGACTGGCTCCGCCACCGCGGCAACTACTTCGAGCCCCGGGTGGTCGCCGAAACCTGGAAGAACGGCTGGGACGTCCGCTACTGGCTCTCGCCCCTGCAGGACACCTGCGCGGAACTCCGCGAGGCGGGCTTCCTGATCGAACAGCTTCTGGAACCCCGCCCGGTCCCATCGGCGGAGCCGGTGGACCCGGAGCGCTACGTCCGCCTGTCGCGGGAACCGACGGGGTTCCTGGCGATCCGGGCGATCCCGGATCCACGGCTCACCTGAAGATCTGCTCCGGCTCCACGACCGTGCAGCGCAAGCCGTGGGTCGAGGCGGGTGTGCCCAGCAGGAGGGCGGCTTCGGCCTGGGCGACGTCGGCCACGCGGACCGCCTGGCCGTCCACCAGGAGGGGGTAGCGGATCGGGGAGGCGCCGACGTAGGCGTGGACGCCGGGCACCGCGGTGCCGTCTTCGAGGTGGACGGCGGCGTCCAGGCGGGCCAGGTGGTAGCGCGTGCCGCGGCCTTCGCAGACGTCGAGCACCGCGCGTTGCTCGGGCGTCACGAACCACACGAAGTGGTCCTCGGCGCCGGGCAGCGCGGTGAGGGTGGCCGGGCGCTGGTCGTCGACCTTGCGCAGGCCCGAGGCCCACACGGCGGCCAGGCCGGTGCACCGCGCGCGGACCGCGACGACGGGTCCGGCCAGCCCCAGTGCACCGCGGAGCCAGGTGATCTTCGACGGGCACGCGTTGGATCCGTAGGCGAGCACGGGCAACCGCTCGCGCCAGCCGGGAGGAGCCGTGTCCAGTGAGTGGCCCGCGCCGTCGACGTGCACGAACGAAGTACCCGGCCGCGCGCCGGGGTAGGGCGCGGCCGGGTACTCGCCGTCGGCGAAGAGCTTCAGAACTCGACCACGCTGCGGAGGACGTCGCCGTGGTGCATGCGCTCGAAGGCCTGCTCCACGTCGCCGACGCCGATGCGCTCGGTCACGAACTTGTCCAGCGGCAGCCGGCCCTGCAGGTACAGGTCGACGAGCATGGGGAAATCACGCGAGGGCAGGCAGTCGCCGTACCAGGACGACTTGAGCGAGCCGCCGCGGGCGAAGAAGTCGATGAGCGGCAGGTCGTTGAGCTTCATGTCGGGCGTCGGTACGCCGACGAGCACGACGGTGCCCGCGAGGTCGCGGCCGTAGAAGGCCTGGCGCCACGTCTCGGGCCGCCCGACGGCGTCGATGACCACGTCGGGGCCGAACGAGCGCGTCGCGTCCTGCATCGCTTCGACCACGGCTTCTTCGCTGAGGCCCTTGCTGTTCACGGTGTGCGTCGCGCCGAAGCCCTTGGCCCACTCGAGCTTCCGGTCGTCGGTGTCGATCGCGATGATCGTGGTCGCACCGGCCAGCTGCGCGCCCGCGATCGCCGCGTCGCCCACGCCGCCGCAGCCGATCACGGCCACGGAGTCGCCGCGCGTCACGGCGCCGGTGTTGATGGCCGCGCCGAGGCCCGCCATCACACCGCAGCCGAGCAGGCCCGCCACGGCGGGCTCGGCCTCGGGGTTCACCTTCGTACACTGTCCACTGTGGACCAGTGTCTTCTCGAGGAAGGCTCCGATGCCCAGCGCCGGCGAGAGCTTGGTGCCGTCGGTGAGCGTCATGGGCTGCTGGGCGTTGAACGTGGAGAAGCAGTACCACGGCTTGCCGCGCTTGCACGCCCGGCACGTGCCGCAGACGGCGCGCCAGTTCAAGATCACGTAGTCACCGGGCGCGATGTCCGTGACCCCTTCGCCGACCTTGTCGACCCGGCCCGCAGCCTCGTGGCCGAGGAGGAACGGGAACTCGTCGTTGATCCCGCCCTCGCGGTAGTGCAGGTCGGTGTGGCACACGCCGCACGCCTGCACCGACACGACCGCCTCGCCGGGCCCCGGATCGGGCACCACCACGGTCTCCAGCGTGACCGGCTGGCCCTTCGCCCGCGACACGACTCCCTGGACCTCGTACGGCATGCGCTCACCCTTTCCGGCACCGTTGCTTGCCTGGGCAGCTAATCATGGAACATGCACGCGTGGCCATACCACGATGCGTGGGTCCGGGCTGGTGTTGTTCAGCTGTGCCGGCCGGCCCGTCACGCCGGGGTGACGAGGTACACCACCCCGCCGGGCCCGCCGGCCACGCTGCCGTCCGCCCTCAGGCGCTTCGTGCGCTGCCAGATCTTCTCGAACTGGTCGCGCTTGTACACGTTGCGCACGCGGTCGTCGCTGCTGGAGGCCGGGTCGTTGGCGATCACGTCACCGGCGGGGGTGAAGCCGACGACCACCATGATGTGGCCCGACGTCCCGTAGCCGGCGCCGTCGAGTTCCTCGGGGAGGAAGGACTGCGACGTGATGACCGGGATGCCGCGAGCGATGTAGTCCTCGAGCTCATTGAGGTCGTGGAGGCGGGTGATGTGGCCACGCAGGCCGAGCGACGCGGCGTAGGCGGTGTTGAAGGGCCAGTTGCCGGTGCCGTCGTACGCGTAGTCGTAGGTGTTGCGCGCGGCGTACACGACGGACCGGTCGGCGTAGTCGGACGGGATCCAGCTCAGCTGCGCGTCCGAGGGCTTCTTGCCCCAGTACTCGGCCACCATCTCCGTCGACGTGGGGCTGCACCAGGCCTCCCCGCCACCGCCGTACTGCGGAAATTGTCCTTTGTGGATGTTCTGGGCGTACGCCGGCACCTTGAGCTCGATGCCGCGGGCCCGGCCGGGCCGGGTGGTGCGGACGTCGAAGCGGTCGGGAACGTGCGAGGTCATGGCGCCGAGCGTCGAGAGGGTCGGGGTCACGGAGGTGCCGGCTTCGCGGTAGAGGTTCACGCGCAGCTGGTACGACCGCAGAGTCACGCCGGTCTTGGTGGCCAGCGTGTCGACGTCCACAGCCGCGTTGTCGTCGCTCTGGCCGTCGACGCTGGTGCGCTGGATGTCGCCGTCGCCGCTGGCCCAGCGGCCCATCACGTACCAGGTGGTCTCCACCCCGGCCGACGTGCGGCCCTTCGCCTCGACCTCCAGCCACGTCTTCGCGGGCGTCAGTGCGTTCCACGACGCGATGAGCTGCGTCGCGTCGAAGCCCTGGCGGTACTGCGGCGAGGTCCACGTGCCGTACTCGTACGTCTTCGTCGTCCCCAGGCCCGGCTCGCTGTGCTCGACGGTGCCCGCCGGGTGCGTGATGCGCAGCCCGTCGCGCCCCAGCGACAACCCGTCGAGGCGGCCGGCGTGGAACGAACCGCCGGACCACTCGTGGTAGTTGATCGCCTCGTCGTCGGCCGGGTGCGCCGGCGCTGCCACGGCGACCTGCGTCGCCCCTGCGGACACCATGGCGATGGACAATAGCGTGATCAAACCCCGCACTCGCATGCCGTGCTCTCCGTCCCTGGACCCCAGTGATAGCCAGAGATTTTCTCCTGCCGGAGCGAGCCCGTAAAGGGCCGACCAGAGCACGGCTTTTTGCCGACGGGTTTGCCGGTGCGCGAAACGCCGGCTTCGAAGACCGCGGACGGCGAGCTCGCAGCGGCCTGGCTGCCGTGGGGCGGCTAGAGGACGGCTTGCGTTTGGGTCACCTTCGCGACCAGCTTCTCGTCGTCATCCCGGATCTCCGTCTCCACCACGACCACCCGGCGGCCCGTGTGCAGTGGTCTGGACGATGCAACGGCGTAGCCCGAACGGACGGCGCGCAGGAAGTTCGTCTTCGACTCGAGCGTGGTCGTGCCCTGGGCGCCCTCGGGCAGGTTGAGGAAGGCGCAGACGGCGCCCGTCGCGTCGGCCAGGGACATGAGCACGCCGCCGTGGAGGACGCCACCGAGGGTGCAGAGGGATTCGTCCCACTTCAGGCGGCTGCGGACGAGGTCCTTGGTGTGCGCGAGCACCTCGACGCCGAGCCGTTCGCTGAACGGCATGGTGCGGTGGAACAGCTGCGTGCCCTCGGGATCGGTCATGGCACGCAGTCAACCGCAGCGGGTGCGGCTCGTCGATTACCTCCGGCGTAATCAACCGAGCGGGTTGGTGAGCAGCAGCTCGGTGTTGTGGTCGCCGGCGGCACCGACGCGGCCGAGGTCCACGTGGAGGTCTTTGTAGGGCAGCTCCCGGTACAGCGACGCCGGCGCCGCGGGAGTCCGAGCCGAGTAGTCGACGGCGTAGGGCGCTTCGGCCTCGATCGGGGTGGTGAAGATCGACAGCGTGCCGTCGCCGTTGTCGGCGAGTTCGAGCACGCGCGCGTGCTGCGGGAAGTCGATGTGGGAGGCGGTGTTGATCTCCCGGAAGCTCTGCGCCGGCGTCTTGCCGACGTGCGGGGTGACCTTGTTCAGGTGGTGTGGTCGTCACCCACGCCACCACGTTCGGGAACCGGTTCAGCAGCCCGACGAACGCGTCGCCGTTCAGCCGCGGTTCCAGCAGGTGGCGCGAGTCGGGCAGGAGGTTGCCCGCGGTGTCGCTCGTGTGGTGGCTGAAGAGCGCGAACAGCTCGTCGGTCACGTGCTGCGTCACCTTGCGGCCGAAGAAGTCGTCGTACGTCGAGGAGTTGCGCTTCAGCGTCGTCTCGACCCAGGTGAACTGGCCGAGGCCGATCGAGCCGTCGGCGAACCCGCCGAGCGTGGTGGTGTCGAGGCTGAGACCCGTGACGTCGGGCGCGATGCGGAACGCGTAGTACCCGTAGTACCCGTCGCGCCCGTCGGCGTTGTCCGCGGTGAGCCCGTGGCCGGCGGGGCCGGGGCCGGTGTTGCCCAAGCTGGGCACGGCCATCAACAACGGCCAGAGCGTGCTGGTGGCCGAGCTGTTCGGCGGCTCCGGCACGATCCGCGAGGTCACGCCCGACGCGCGGCGCCGTCCGGTCACCACGGCGGAGTTCGTGGCGCCACTTCGCGGTGGTGTCGTCGTGCCGATCACCTTGCACTGGTCGAGGTACCAGTTCTCGATGCCCGGGATGCCCTCCGGGTGAGGGCGCCGCCGTTGAGGCTGGTCAGGAACCAGTCGAGCTCGATCAGCTCGTCGTTGTCGGTGTTGTCGCCGGTGGTCACGAGGAAGTCGAACGGCCGCCCGGTGAACGGTCCCTTCGCGATGCTGTTGACCCACTGCACCAGCGCGCTGGTGGCCACCGTGTCGAGCGCTTCCTGCGGCCGGTGCGCCGAGCTGACGTACCGGTGCGGGTACTCGAAGCGCGCGGGCGACTCCGTGTCGGTGAGATGCAGGTCCGTGAACTGTCCGAACGCGCCCAGGGCCTGTCGCCGGTCGTCGCGGCCGTCCTTCGGCTCCGCGAGGTCGGCGAGGACCACGAGCGGCCGGCCGGGGCCGCCGGTGAGCCGGCTGTAGGTCGCCGTCCCCGGTGTCACGGCCGTGGCGACCTGTTCGAGCGTGGTGCCGACGGTGCGGGCGGCCGTGCGCTTCAGCGCCCGGTCGAGCGCGTTGGCCGTCGGCGGGCACAGCAGCAACCGCGCGCCGGCGGCGCGCGCCGCGGTCAACGTCCGCCTGGTCAGCTGTGCCATCTTCGCTCCCCGGTGTCGGCTGCCCGGCACGCTGCCGGAGGGCGGCGGACCTCGCGAACCAAACGCGAATAAGGCTCACATTCATCGTGACAGTGCGGCTGAATTTGTCACTGTGAGGGTGGCTGGGCTAACCGACCAGGGGCGGGTTCAGCAGTAGAGCGCGCACTCCGTGCTCGTCGCGGCGATCGCCACGAAGAACAGCACCAGGAAGATCACCGCCGGGATCGCGGCGATGATCCCGCACACGAGCCCCGCGACGCCCATGCCCTGACCGGTGTAGCCGGGCCGCGCGCCCTGCGCCATCCCGGCCCACGACAGCCCGATCGCGGTGACCGCCACGACGACGTCGAAGAACGGCACCCAGAACGTGAGCAGCGCGATGATCCCGACGACCATCCCCGCGACCGCGAGCCCGCTCGTGCGCAGCGGCATCCCGTACCCCGACGGGTACGGCATCGGCTGCGGGCCCGTGTACGGGTTGTACGGCACCGGCAGCGGCGCCGACTGGGGCTGCTGCGGCACGGGATAACCGTCGGCCCCGTAGTACTGGCCCTCGCCGTGGGGCTGGTGGTAGGGATCGGTCATCGATGCTCCTGC encodes:
- a CDS encoding ABC transporter permease, yielding MSRISASRAVRLVAKREITTRLRTRSFVVSTAVLLLLLIGYVALEAFLAGSAATSKVALTGQAQGIAQQLHLAEKAEGRTIEVVTVPTEQDGLAEVRSGAVDALVSGSASRLRVAVKSTVDPQLQRALDGIVQQQVLDAKLSAADLDPVSVHQAVSAAHVEVQPLGSRDPHAGQKLVVGLVVAVLLYLSIITYGTLVAQGVVEEKASRVVEILLSTVRPWHLLLGKVLGLGIVGLAQLAILAVAGLVAAFATGVLGSIAGIAVSAVVWGAVWYLLGFLLYAMIYGAAGSLVSRQEDTQSVVAPVNIALVIGFVAGLNLITQSADSAVTKVVSLIPLLSPILMPARIATGSASPWEIVTSVVLTTASIALVTWLGARIYRNGVLRVGSRVKLSEALRG
- a CDS encoding ABC transporter ATP-binding protein: MTAGTLEIDRISKRYGRTQALDEVTFDVRPGELFGFVGSNGAGKTTTMRIALGVQAADSGEVRFAGEPITHETRTRIGYMPEERGLYPKMKVLDQLVYLAELHGLSTNDAHRATELLLARLGLGERRKDEVQKLSLGNQQRVQLAAALVHDPDVLVLDEPFSGLDPIAVDVMSVVLREKAATGVPVVFSSHQLDLVERLCDRVGIIRAGRMVAVGTVDELTRGAGCRLVITAPDARPGWASTVPGVRVLEANDATTVLELSPSADDQAVLAAALATGPVIEFSRQRRSLTELFRDAVRQGEDA
- a CDS encoding glycerol-3-phosphate dehydrogenase/oxidase; the protein is MSTGSLNARRRERELDRLTTGERVDVIVVGGGVTGAGIALDAAARGLSVALVEAQDLAFGTSRWSSKLVHGGLRYLAKGEFGLAHESAVERGILMTRTAPHLTRAMPQLFPLYPSTSRAQQAVIATGLRAGDALRRAARTPSSVLPGPRQIPPALASALAPGLASAGLRGALLAYDGALVDDARLVVNLARTAALLGARIIPRLEAVSLSATGVRVREGSAEYDLHARQVINATGVWAGTLTDAVQLRPSRGSHLVLAPGSASVGSTSVNVAVPGEGNRFVFFLPQLDGRVYLGLTDEPISGELPAVPDVPESDVDFLLSVASSVLERPLTRADVIGSYAGLRPLVAGGGGRSADLSRKHAVVTGSDGVLTVVGGKLTTYRRMAEDAVDAALAHSGLHAGPSRTARLPLLGAAPRSRLSLVDAPARLVAKYGTEAPRVAALGEVEPAFAAPLFAGTEITAAEVVWAVRHEGALSADDVLERRTRLSLVQADAEAARARVADLVEKALAGLS
- a CDS encoding TetR/AcrR family transcriptional regulator, with amino-acid sequence MDVKRHSRPGETPSALAGARSRQTSARVSDDVLLDAARECVLAVGVRRTTLAEIARTARVSRMTVYRRFPDVRSVLAALMTREFSGLLKHASHAGDDAAHTRERLVLITCAGVSALAADPLFRTLLDVDPELVLPYVVERLGATQIFAEQVLRQLLEAGHRDGSVREAEVTAQARSILLVVQSFAFSLRPATADVDEQALLTEFRHLVDAALKP
- a CDS encoding FAD-binding oxidoreductase, with product MGDLINHRLRQSWTGDGADAASLPDRAVRWLGQRIGPIGADRGRRVDSVPNLADSALPSQAREDLSAVVGSEHVLVGAAERLARAGGLSYLDLLHRRLGDAVPAPDAVVLPASPEQVQAVLEVCVRHDVGVVPFGGGTSVVGGVAALRGDKPAVIALDLVRLDALVSVDAESHVAVLQAGVRGPAAEQLLGEHGFTLGHVPQSFERATIGGFAATRSAGQASSGYGRFEDMVTGVRVATPRGEWRLGVAPASAAGPDLRQLAVGSEGTLGVITEVALRVRPVPASRCYEGYVIDGWAAGSSAMRLLAQNHATADVTRLSDVDETAVSFALNAGWKTAALRAFLRLRGVRHPCLLIVGWEGSLARRRHTARLLRQAGAVRIGTALGESWRHGRFSGPRQRDALMDLGVCVETLETAAYWSRLDDLHDAVRAALTASLGQAIVMCHVSHVYETGASLYFTVLTSRDDRDPVGQWQRAKHAASEAIAGLGTITHHHAVGVDHAPYLAPEIGSLGLSVLRAAKSAVDPTGILNPGKLLA
- a CDS encoding gamma-glutamylcyclotransferase, which encodes MHVDGAGHSLDTAPPGWRERLPVLAYGSNACPSKITWLRGALGLAGPVVAVRARCTGLAAVWASGLRKVDDQRPATLTALPGAEDHFVWFVTPEQRAVLDVCEGRGTRYHLARLDAAVHLEDGTAVPGVHAYVGASPIRYPLLVDGQAVRVADVAQAEAALLLGTPASTHGLRCTVVEPEQIFR
- a CDS encoding S-(hydroxymethyl)mycothiol dehydrogenase translates to MPYEVQGVVSRAKGQPVTLETVVVPDPGPGEAVVSVQACGVCHTDLHYREGGINDEFPFLLGHEAAGRVDKVGEGVTDIAPGDYVILNWRAVCGTCRACKRGKPWYCFSTFNAQQPMTLTDGTKLSPALGIGAFLEKTLVHSGQCTKVNPEAEPAVAGLLGCGVMAGLGAAINTGAVTRGDSVAVIGCGGVGDAAIAGAQLAGATTIIAIDTDDRKLEWAKGFGATHTVNSKGLSEEAVVEAMQDATRSFGPDVVIDAVGRPETWRQAFYGRDLAGTVVLVGVPTPDMKLNDLPLIDFFARGGSLKSSWYGDCLPSRDFPMLVDLYLQGRLPLDKFVTERIGVGDVEQAFERMHHGDVLRSVVEF
- a CDS encoding peptidase C39 family protein, translated to MRVRGLITLLSIAMVSAGATQVAVAAPAHPADDEAINYHEWSGGSFHAGRLDGLSLGRDGLRITHPAGTVEHSEPGLGTTKTYEYGTWTSPQYRQGFDATQLIASWNALTPAKTWLEVEAKGRTSAGVETTWYVMGRWASGDGDIQRTSVDGQSDDNAAVDVDTLATKTGVTLRSYQLRVNLYREAGTSVTPTLSTLGAMTSHVPDRFDVRTTRPGRARGIELKVPAYAQNIHKGQFPQYGGGGEAWCSPTSTEMVAEYWGKKPSDAQLSWIPSDYADRSVVYAARNTYDYAYDGTGNWPFNTAYAASLGLRGHITRLHDLNELEDYIARGIPVITSQSFLPEELDGAGYGTSGHIMVVVGFTPAGDVIANDPASSSDDRVRNVYKRDQFEKIWQRTKRLRADGSVAGGPGGVVYLVTPA
- a CDS encoding PaaI family thioesterase, which encodes MTDPEGTQLFHRTMPFSERLGVEVLAHTKDLVRSRLKWDESLCTLGGVLHGGVLMSLADATGAVCAFLNLPEGAQGTTTLESKTNFLRAVRSGYAVASSRPLHTGRRVVVVETEIRDDDEKLVAKVTQTQAVL
- a CDS encoding DUF4190 domain-containing protein; the protein is MTDPYHQPHGEGQYYGADGYPVPQQPQSAPLPVPYNPYTGPQPMPYPSGYGMPLRTSGLAVAGMVVGIIALLTFWVPFFDVVVAVTAIGLSWAGMAQGARPGYTGQGMGVAGLVCGIIAAIPAVIFLVLFFVAIAATSTECALYC